The region AATAAAAAAATAGTCTTTGCAAAAGCAAAGACTATTTTTTTTTCATAGCAATTTTAAAATTAGATTTTGTACATAATTTGTTACATTCAATATACAAACATGTTGTTAGCATAAAAAAGGCAAACAAACTAAAAAGTACCATAAGCGTATTGTAAAAATATTTTGTGTTTTTGGGTAAACTCATTTTTAAAATCTATACAAAAAATTAATTGATTTTAATTTTTGTAAAAATACTATAACTATTTGATTTTTAGTGTAGAATTTTTTAAACGAGGTTGTAGTATTTTTACTACGAATAGGTTTTAAAGAACAATATTGTTTTTAGGTGTTATTGGTAATGGCAAGTTTTCTTCGTTTAACATATCGCGCATATCAATTTCAATGGTTCTGCTAATTTGAGTTATTGGAACATCGTTTGCGCTACCTTCAAATGGATTCATTGAACTTTCGCCAACAGTATCTAATGTTATAAATACCCATGTTAAAATCATTGAAAAAGGTAAATTTAACCATACCGAATAACCTTCTATTATAGTATTATGCCCAAGTTTATCAAACTCATTTAATAAGCCAAATGGTACTGAAAGTACAAATAAAAATAATAAATAAGTAGTAATTGAACCAAAGTTTCTTGGATAGGGAAAATTCTTAATACGCTCTGCTTTCCCTTGGTTATCTGTAAATTTCATTAGTGATTGTTGTAATAAACTCCATTGGAAATCGTTCAAAAAACCTTCGTTGTACAACTTTGCTAAATGGTTAGATTGTAAAGCCGCAAGCTGTGTTGCCTTATTTTTCTTTTGTAAAATATACGTGTATTCTTCGTTAGTTAATAACGGTTTAAGTTCGTTTTCTAAAGTTGAAATACGTTCGGGAATATCATATTTTAATAAATATTCCTTGTTTGCTTTTTGTTCCATGTTTTCCCAAGTGCGTGATTCTCTTAATTGAAAACGCATTGCGGTAAGCCAAGCAAAATGACGATAAAAAATGGAGTTAATATCTTTATTTTGGTTTTTTAAAGCGTCTTTAATAGTGTAAGCAAACGATCTGCTATCGTTAATAATTGCACCGTAAATTTGGCGCGCTTCCCATAAACGGGCATAGCTGGCATTGTTTTTAAAACCTACAATAAAAGCAACAGCTGTACCTAAAATTGTTATGGGTTGCCAAGGTAATGCAATAAATTTTACACCTAAAAAGTAAAATAAAGTGGGTATAAGTGATAATATAAAAATTTTATATATGGTTCTTCGTGTCCATAAAATAAATTCTAATGGACTAAATCTTCTGCCTGCATTCATTTTTTCTAAATTTAATTACTTTTTTTATGTATTATTTGTGAATTTACTAATTAATATACCTACTAAGACTACCGAGTAAAATTGACCTATAATGCCTATTAATGATGTTATTAATTTTGTTTGATACGTATTTGGGGTAATGTCACCATAACCAATTGTAGTTAATGAAATGGAACAATAATAAACTAAATCCATATAAACATGCGCGGGACTTGTGTAATTAATACCTTTAAAAGATAGGTTATTGCTGTATGCATAAATTTGAAACATAAACACAAATACTTCAATTAAAAGGAAAAAGCCACAAGCTGCAGCCGATATAATATCGGCATTAATATAACTTGGCTTTACTAAAAACTTAAAAACTTCAATAAAAATAAATAAGTAAAACAATACATAGCTTATGTTTAAAATAAACATAATTTCTGGAATGTTTTTAAAGAATGTTAAAATTATTGGAAGTAAGATAACCCATATGGTTAATATATTTTTAATTATGATTTTAAGTTTGCCCTTTTCAATAAACACTCCAATACTTGCAAAACCTAAGATCAGCATATTTATTGGCCACAAAACTTCGGTGTAAAAAGGAATGTCTTTTACAAAAATTCCAATATATAAATGTTGAATGAGTGCTAATAAAAGCAGCTCATACTTTCGGTGGTTTAAAATTTTTTTAATAGAATTCATAAATGTTTTACGCTATAGTTTTTTTTAGAAAAAAGTATTTTTGATATCTAAATTTTGGTCTAAAACAGTGGCTAAAAATAATTATTAATTTTTAAATAGTGTGATAATTAGTAATTTTCTTAAAACTTTTATTGATTTTTACATTTCAGGTTTTATATTTGTTTACTTATAAAACTTTTTATGAAAAAATTATACCTTTTAGTTTTAATGCTTTTGAGTACTGCTTGTTTTGCTCAGTATTATCAACAGCATTATATTGCACCAGCTCCATGGCAATATTGGAACGATGCAAACGAGATTGTAATTGGAACAATAGAACCAGGTGTAACTGTTAATGTTGATGTAAAACGAAGCGATGGTACACTTGTAACTAGCTTAAATGTTACTGAAAACAATCCTGTTTCATACAGATTTACTGGTACATTCACAACAACTCCTAAAAATGCATTAAATACCCTTTTAACAGACAGAGGGTTGCTTATTGAAGCCAGTCATCCTGTAATTGTAAACGTAAGAAATATAGCGTCAGATACTGCGGGTAGTAACGTTAACAATATAAAAGGAAATGCTTCATTAGTAAGTTTTGGTTCAGAAGGTTTAGGTTTAGAATTTAGAATAGGGTACTACCGTAATTCTGTGTTAGGTTTAAACATGGGGGCGCCAATATATTCGGTAATGGCAACGGAAGATGCTACTACTGTTACACTTCCTTCAGGAACAATAAATTTAGATAAAGGTCAGGGCTATTTATTTACGGCTCCAATAGGTTCATTAATTTCAGCCGATAAATTTATTGTAATGAATACCGGAAGTTACGGTGATGTTCCACAAACTTGTGGATTAAATGGAGAAGATGGTACTTTTGATCAAATAGCACCCTTACAATCGTTAGGAACCAAATACATGGTTGTTCGTGGCGATGGTACCGCACCAACACTTGCACAACAAGCACAAGGCTTTGGTTCTGAGCAAACAACAGTTGTAGGTACACAAAACGGTACCGTTGTAACGTTACAACATTTTAACCCAAATGGAACACAATTTGGACCACCTTTTTCGCTATTTTTAAATGCAGGTGATTTTTATACTTTTTATCACGGTAATGGTTTAGATTTATATTCAAGTTCAATTATCACATCAGATTTTCCTGTAATTGTTTACGCAGGTACAGCTGTAGATTGTGAAACGGATATTTCAACAGTATTGCCAATTGGCGGTTGTTCAGGATCTTTAAACATTCAAACTAAAAAATTTATCAATTACAACAATGGTAATTTAGCTTGCTTTGGTTTTTGTATCATAGAAAGTAATACAGTTCCGGTTTTTGTAAATGGTTTAAACATTGAAACCTTAACAGGTGTACCTAGAGTTGCTATTGGCACAACAGGCTTTTATTTAATAACTTTTAACAATACACAAATAGGAAATCCGGCCGATTTAATTTTAACATCTGCGTTACCATTAACTTCTAGTTTGGTTCAGCAAGGTGGTGGTTTTTCAATGTCGGCATTTTTCTCTTCATTTGGGGTAGCTGCAGATCCACCAGTTTACGCAAAGCGCAACAGCGATTGTAGTGTAACTTTACAAGCAGAAAGTGGTTATTCGCAATATGTTTGGTTTAAAGATGGAATACAATACCAAACCACAACAACCAATACATTAATTATAACAGAATCGGGGAGTTATGCGGTTCAAGTGATGCGTAATTGCGGCTTGTCGGGCTTATCTATCGCTTTAGATGTAATAGTAGATCCTTGTTCTGATTTAGAAGTTATAAAAGAACGTACCGCTCAAAACGATTTAGATGTTACTTTTACAATTACTGTGACAAATAAAAATCCGCATTTTACTGAAACCAATGCAGTAGCAACCGACATATTACCTACAGGTTTAAATTATGTTTCATCAAGCGTTACTAAAGGTAGTTACAACCCAACAACTGGTATTTGGAATATAGGAACAATGGTGCCTGGTGAAACCCAAGTATTAACTATTGATTGTAAAATTGGATCGTCGGGCGATTATATAAACACCGCTACTATAACTGGTAAATTAGAAGATACCAATACAAAAAATAATAAAGATACAGCTACTGTAGAAGCTTTAGTTGCTGATTTAGATGCTATTAAAGACGACTTTAGGGAGCTTTATATACCTGGCGATTTCTTAGATTATACCATTAGAGTTTTAAATAAAGGACCCCAACGTGCTTTAAATATTGAAGTTAGCGATGTAATGCCGCATAATACAACAGAAATGTCTTGGTCTGGGAACAATAAAACAGGAACGGGTGATTTAGTTGATACAATTGATATGTTAGACCCTAACCAAGAAATGGTATATAAAGTACGTTTACGTGTGCCTGCTGACCATCTTGGCTTATTTACAAATAGTGTTAATGTAAGTTCAATTTACATAGCAGACCCAGTGCCACTTTGTACTGATTGTATTGATACCGATTTCCCAGAATTTAATATACCAAAAGGAATTTCTCCTAATGGCGATGGTGATAACGATTATTTAGATTTAACTTATTATTTTGTTAGTAAATTAATTATTTATAATAGATACGGTCAAGAAGTATATTCAAAAAACGATTATAAGAACGAATGGAAAGGGCAAGATAATCACGGTAGAATTTTACCTTCAGGTACCTACTTTTATAACGCATTTATTTTAGGAAATCCATATAAAACAGGATATATACAAATAATACGCGAAATACCTTAATACTTATCAATAAAAAATGCAGTGCTACAGCACTGCATTTTTTAATTTATATTTTAGATTGTTACATAATAAACATCAGAAGCGTTTCGTTTTATATTTAAAACTTCAAATCCGCCTTCTTCGGGTATTAATTCAACCATATCAAAAGAATGACAGTTTTTAGGTAATCCTTTAAAAATTAAAGTAAATTCTAAAGGCTTATTAAAGGGTATTAAGGTCCATTGCGGAGCAAAACTTATTCCTTCGGCAAAAAGTAATTTATAAGTTAATCCTGATTCTTTATCAACTAAATAGGTACTTTTCCAAATACGAGCAGCGTCACCATAATCATTCGCATAAATAGAACAATGTACAATAACCTGTTGTTCTTCATTTGTTAAAAGTAAAATGTCTTCTTTAAGTGTAGCACAAATAGTAGGTTTTACTTTTAAATCTTCTTCAATTATTGTTGTCATATCTATTTAAAATAAAATACAAAGTTATAAAAAAAAGCGATTCAAAAAATGAACCGCTTTGTTTTGGGTGAAAGACGGGTCTCGAACCCGCGACCTTCGGAACCACAATCCGACGCTCTAACCAACTGAGCTACAATCACCGTGTGTGAGTTTTGTTTTAAAAGTTAACTCTAAACTTTTTGGGTGAAAGACGGGTCTCGAACCCGCGACCTTCGGAACCACAATCCGACGCTCTAACCAACTGAGCTACAATCACCGTTTTAATTTTCGTTTGCAAATATACAGATATTTCGGTGCTTCGCAAATATTTTTTTCAATTTTTTATTTTAAATCTGTTAAGCTGTTGATAGCCACATACCTTTCAACCGTAAATCCTTCTGCATAATCTACAAAAACTAATCGACCTAAGTCTTTTGCGCGGTATTCTATGCTTTCGGTGAAGTTTTTTGTAGCTATTGGTGAAATAGGTTCTGTTGAATTTGGGTTGTAAAATTGGGTGCTATATGCCATTACAGCATCTATTTTATTTTGAATATGATTAGATATATCTACAACAAAATCGGGTTCAATATTTTTCCATTGTATGTAATGGTAAACTACTTTAGGGCGCCATTCTTGTTGAACAACACCGTTTAAATCGGTTTCAATTTTTCGTAAACCTGATAAAAAACATGCGTCCGATACCAATTTACTTCCTTTACCGTGATCAATATGACGGTCATCAATAGCGTTGCAAATTACAATTTCAGGTTTGTATTTGCGGATTATTTTAATAATTTCTAATTGATGTTTTTGATCGTTTTTAAAGAAACCATCTTTAAATTTTAGGTTTTCACGTACAGAAACTCCTAATATTTTAGCTGCATTTGCTGCTTCTACAGCTCTTATTTCTGCTGAACCACGTGTACCTAACTCGCCTTGAGTTAAATCAATGATTCCTACTTTTTTTCCTAATGTTACTTCTTTTGCTATGGTTCCACCGCAACCTAATTCAACATCGTCTGGGTGTGCGCCAAAAGCTAAAATATCTAATTTCATTTTTAAATTTTTTGTTGCTAAAAAACTATAGTATATTTTTAACAGTTTTACTTTTATTTACAGTTTCGTTGTATTCGCTTTCGGGTGTACTATCTTTATTTATTCCACCTCCTAAAAACAAAATACCTGTTTCGTTTTCAATTTTCATGCACCGCAAATTTACAAACAAGTCGGTTTTATTTTCATAATCTAGATTATTAAAATTCCATTCGCCTAAAAATCCTCCATAGAATTCTCTGTTGTAGTCTTCGTTTTCAATAATAAAATTTTGAGCAGCTAATTTAGGATACCCGCACAAAGCAGGTGTTGGATGTAAATTTTGAACTAATTGATATGGATTAGCACTTGGTTTTAAATTAGCCGAAATATCGGTTTTAATGTGCAATAATGTGCCTGCTGTAAAAGTATATGGTTCTGTTTTTTGTATGTTTTCGCAATAGGGAGTTAGTGCATCAATTATAAAATGGGTAACAATACTTTGTTCGTTTTGTTCTTTGTTGCTCCAAATAATATTGTTTTGATTTGTATTTTTTTGGGTGCCAGCTAATGCAACTGTTTCAACTTTTTTGTTTGTAATTTTAACAAGTTGCTCCGGAGTTGCGCCCATCCACATACCAACTTTTGGATGGTAAAACCAATATACAAAAGCTGTTGGATATTTTTTTACAAAACGTTTAAAATACAGTTCGTATTGTGATTTGTTTAAATTTACTTTTTCGGTTCGCGATAAAACTACTTTTTCAAACAGACCATTGTTAATGGCTTGAATACCTTTTGTAACTAATTGAATGTGTTTTTCTTTATTGTTATTAAATTCATATTCAGTATCATATTCATTATAAGTTGAAAAATCTACTGTAAAATCTTCAATATCGTTAGAAATATTACATTCATTTGGTAAAAAAATAATTTTTGAAGTGTTATTAAACGGTGCAAAAACAAAACAACTTTCTGTTAATTCGTTACAAGTATTTAAACGCGAATTTTTTTGAAACCAACCTGTTATGCTTTTTGAATTTGGTTTGCGATATAATACAAAAGGCAAGTTGTTTAAAAGTGCATTTTTATGAAATGGATTCATTTTTTTTAGGTAAAATAATGTTTGTTAATTTACAAATTGAAATGAGTTGATTTTCTTCATCGGTAATTTTAATTTCCCACAAATGCAATGTTTTTCCTTTATGAATTAAGCGTGCAGTTGCAAATACCCAACCTGTTTTTTTACTTTTTAGGTGATTTGCCGAAATTTCAATTCCGCGAATTTCAAAAGCTGAGGTATCTACAAAAATCATCGATGCAGCACTCCCTACGCTTTCGGCTAACGCAACCGAAGCACCTCCATGTAAAAGTCCCATTGGTTGATGTACTTTAGAATCAACTGGCATTTTAGCAGTTAAAAAGTCTGCACCAACTTCAATAAATTCAATATGTAAGGTTTCCATTAAGGTATTTTTGCAAAGGCTATTGCAAGTATCTAAAATTTGTTGTTTTTCCAAAATAAAAAACTGCTTTAAATTATTTTTTTCCTAATAAATATCCAATATAAGCCATTGGTATATAGGCAAAAATTAAATCGATTCCACTAAACCAATAAGGCGATTCTGGTAATTTTACAACCATTGTAATACCGCCAATTAAAAACAATAAGCCAATAATAAATGCGGGTGTACTTTTTTTAGGAAACGAAAGTTTTGTTGCAACAAAAGCACCTACAAAAGTACCAAATGCGTGTGCTAAAAACGGAAAAATAAAATGTTGCGGTTCTAGCAAATGCATGCCTGCTTTTATACCTTCTTCTGTGGTATTATCAACTCCTTTAGGTAAAGGTATTATTTTGCCACTTACCATTATTAGTGCCATATTTGCTATAGATCCTATAACTAAGCCAGCAATTGTTGCTAAAATGTTTCTAAATTTTTTCATATTATTTTTTTGCTAGTTTATCGTTACATTTTTGAATAAATTTTAATTTTTCTAAAGATAATTCCTCAATTTTTTCATCTAAATGTATAGTATCTATGTTTTCTAATACATCGTACGTATAAAAATTATAAAGCATGTTTTCTTTAATATGATCTAAATGAAAACGGTATTCTTCTAGTAAATAGTTAATTTCTTCTTTTAATTCTTTTTTAAATTCCTTTTCAACTTTAAGTTCTTCTAAAATCTGTTCAATGGTTTCTTCGGTTTCTGTAAAACTGTAAGGAGTATAAATTGGAGCTAAATTTTTAAAATTGTCACTGTTTTTTAAGGCATGTAACGAATTGATTAACTTGAAATTAAAGTTTGAGTACTCTTTTAAATGCACATCATTTTTAATGATATGATTGATAAATAATTGATATTGCTCTTCGGTTTCGGTATTTATTTCTTCTAATGTATAAAAATGTTGCAAAAGCACAAACGCATCGTTATAAAAAGACACAACATCGTCGGTAATTACACTTTGTGTGTAATTTTCTATAAATTCTGAAACAAATTCTGTGATATAGTTATTATTATTGTTCATTTATATTATTTTTTGTAAAGATATTCTTAATATTTTTATCTTTGATAACAATGCTAAAAAATTAAGTATGAAAACTATTTACGAGATTGATTTACACGAAAGCACCGTTGTAAAAACCGTGATTCCCGAGTACGAAAATAGGTTAAAACAAATACTTTATTACCGCGTAACAAGGGTTGCTGGTGGTTGGTTGTACAAAAAAATAGGTGTTGATTTTCCGGAAGTTTTTGTGCCTTACACCGATGAATTTAAAAGTAGAAAAGAACTTAACAGTTTATAAAAAAGAGATGGTTAGTACCATCTCTTTTTATTCTTTTTTGAAGTATCAGATTTTCTTGATTTTGAGTTTGATGTATTTTTTTTCTTTGTGGTAGTTGTATTTACCCCTGTTTTTTTAGTTCTAAAATCTTTTTTTGCATTTGGGTTTGGTTCGCGCCAAGGATAGGGATTGTCTTTTACTGTTTTTACTTGTAAACGAATTAATTTTTCAATTTCTTGCCAGTATGTTTTTTCATCACGCCCAACAAATGACAATGCCAAACCAGTTTCACCCGCACGTCCCGTTCTTCCAATACGGTGGACATAAATTTCAGGAATATTTGGTATATCGTAATTAATTACAAAAGGTAATTGTTGTATATCAATTCCGCGCGAAGCCACATCTGTAGCAACTAAAATATCAATTTGTTTGTTTTTAAAATCGTCTAAAATTTTTAAACGGGTACTTTGCGATTTATCACCGTGAATAGCATCGGCTTTATAACCTTCTTTTTGTAAAAATTCAACTACATTATCGGCGCCTTGTTTGGTACGTGTAAACAATAAAACATTTTTTAACTGTAAATTTTCAATTACATGTTTCAAAAGTTTCTTTTTGTCTTCTTTTTCAACCAAATATACTTTTTGAGAAATGTTTTGAGCCGTGCTAGCAGAATCATTAACAGCAACATAAATGGCATTGCTTAAAAATTCATCGGCAAGTTCACGCACCCCCATTGGCATGGTGGCAGAAAACATTAATGTTTGTCGGTTTTCAGGTGTAAGTTTAATAATTTTACGAACATCGTTAATAAAACCCATATCAAGCATCAAATCGGCTTCATCAATTACTAATTGATGCATCGCATCGGTTTTAATAAAATTTTGTTTGTATAAATCTAAAAACCTACCAGGTGTAGCCACTAAAACATCAACCCCTTCTTTTAAAGCATTAATTTGTGGTTGCATATTTACGCCGCCATAAATTACATATGTTTTTATTTGGGTGTATTTGCTTAGGGCTTCAAAATTTTCGGCAATTTGTATGGCTAATTCTCTAGTAGGTGCTAAAACAATGGTGCGTATTTGTTTGCGTTTTTTGCCCGATCCCACTATTCTATGAATGTGGTTAATTATAGGTATAGCAAAAGCTGCCGTTTTACCAGTACCTGTTTGGGCACAACCCACTAAATCTTTTCCATCAATTAAAACCGGAATTGCTTTTTCTTGAATGGGTGTTGCAATTGTATATCCTAAATCGTTTATAGCTTCGGCAACATTGTTATTTAATGGAAATTCTGTAAAATTCATATCAAAAAAATTTACACAAAATTACGTTTTTAATTTCGTATTTTATGATTTTATAATAACTTCAACAAAATTTCAGAATATATGAAACAAACCATACTTGCTGTTAGTGTTTTATTTGTAATGAACTGTTGGTCACAAACAAAACCTAAAGTTGATTTTACCACTGCAAATGCATCGATTAAATTTGATATTGCCGAACATTTAATTTTGGGCGATATTACGTATCAATTTACAGTTAATGAAGCAACAGATACCATTAAAATTGATGCTAAAAACATGATGATTCAAGGGTTAAAATTAAACGGACAAACTCCTAAATATCATTACAACAAAAACCAAATTATTTTTACACAAGGATATAATGTAGGCGAAAATACGGTTTCAATTAGCTATAAAACAAATCCTAAACAAGCGCTGTATTACGTTGGGTCGGGTACCGATTTACAAATTTGGACACAAGGGCAGGGCAAGTACACCAGCCATTGGTTGCCAAGCTTTGACGATTATAACGAAAAAGTAATTTTTAATACCAAAATTACCTTTGAAACTGGGTACGATGTTCTAAGTAACGGTTTGCTTGATGCTAAAACGGTGAGTGGCAAACAAACTACTTGGAGTTATAAAATGACAAAACCAATGAGTTCTTATTTAGTTATGATGGCTATTGGTAAATTTGATAAAAAAACCGAAAAATCGGCATCGGGTATTACAATTGAAAATTACATTCGTCCTATCGATGCTTCTAAATATGCAACTACGTATCAGCATACCAAAAAAATGTTCGATTTTTTAGAAAAGCAAACAGGTTTTGTTTATCCATGGCAAATTTATCGCAACATACCCGTTGAAGATTTTATGTACGGTGGCATGGAAAACACATCATCAACCATTTTTAATAGCGATTATGTAGTTGATAATATTGGCTTTAATGATAAAACTTTTGTAAACGTAAATGCACACGAAATGGCGCATCAATGGTTTGGTAATTTAGTTACAGCTAAAACCAATCAAGACCATTGGTTGCAAGAAGGTTTTGCAACGTATTACGCTTTATTGGCCGAACGCGAAGTTTATGGTGTTGACTATTTTTATTGGAAATTATATGAAATGGCCGAATTAATTACCAAAGATGCAAAAGAAAACAAAAATACAGCTGTTTTTAGCGAAAAAGCCACAACTGTTACTTATTATCAAAAAGGCGCTTGGATGCTTTTCTATTTATCTAGTCAAATAGGTGAAGCAAATTTTAACACTGTAGTAAAAAATTACTTACAGAAATACGCTTTTAGCAACGCAACTACGCAAGATTTTTTAAATGAAGTAAAAGCTGTTTCACCAAATTTTAATACAGATAATTACAAGCGTAATTGGTTAGAAAACAAAGCTTTTAATACTAAAGATGCCTTGTTTTTAATAGAAAATTCACCCTTAGTTAAATCGTATTTCGAAGTTTTAGCATTACAATCAAAAGGTTTTGAAGTTAAAAAAGAAACCCTGCTAAAATTGTTGAAGGATAGCAATACACCTGCAAACACAAAACGCGAAATTGTTTTTCAGTTGCACAAGGTTCCTTATGCCGATGCTAAGGAATTTTACCAAACCGTAATGCAATCTAACGATGTTAAAGTGCGCCAAGCCTTAGCACAAATTATCAGTGAAATTCCAACCGAATTTTTAGAAGATTATAAATTACTTTTAAACGATAATTCGTACATAACCCGCGAAATTGTTTTTAAAAATTTATGGTTGCAAAACGAAGCTTTTCGACCAACTTTGCTAGATCAAACCGAAACATGGAAAGGTTTTAACGATAACAATTTGCGTATTTCGTGGTTAATGTTTGCACTATCTACTCAAAATTATAAAAACGATAAAAAAGCACATTTGTATTCCGAACTAGAAAACTACGCGTATAATAAATACAACAGTAACATACGCACAAACGCAATAAACGCCATGTGGTACTTAAACCCGTACGATAGCAATACGTTGCCCCATTTAGTAAACGCATTGGTGCACCACAACAGTCGTTTTCAAAAATTTGGCAAAGATGCCATTATTCGTTTATGTGAAAAAAAGGAATTTAAAGAACATTTTAAAAAGTTAATTCCATACTTGCCACAAGACGAGCATGATGCACTTAAGAAGTTAATGGAAACTATTTAAAAAATTAATACTAAAAAGACTAAACATTTTTGTTTGGTCTTTTTTTTTAAAGCGGGCGTTACCCTTACAAACAGCCTTAGCACTAAATACAAGTAAAAATAACCATGCAGTACAACAAAACATAGCGGTAAATAGGCGGGTCGGGCTGTACGCTCATAGCTTTTATCGGCACTTCCATTGCCTCAGCCGCCAATAAAAGGCTATCCGCTGCCATCCCTAACGCGGGCTTACAGTTTTTAAAGTTGTTTAAGGGTTAAAGTTTAAAGTTTTGTGTTGTTAAACTTCAATTAGTAAAGTATCACATAATTTAAAAAATATACTAATCAAACCTACAAGGTTTTTAAAACCTTGTAGGTTTTTTTATGCTCAATTTTAAACCAACACCAATCAGTGAAAATTTGTGTAATCAATGGTTAAATTATTACAAAACGTTTCTGTTTTATGCAAACCTGTATTTAGCAACATGCTAGTGTAAATCATAAAAAAATCTTAAAAATTATTTTTTACATTTTGTAATGTGTTGTGAAATAAATTGTTATATTTATTAAAAATTAACACAAAAAATTATGAAAACAAAATTAAAACTGATTATTGTAATATTTTTTACCGCGCAGCTAACTACTGCGCAAACTTTTTTTACCGAAGATTTTAATAGTTACTCTACTGGTCCTTTAAATACAGTTTATGATGACACCACCCCCGGGAAAGGAGGTTGGTTGGTTTCAAGAAGCACAAGTGGTACAAGTAGTATAATAACTGGAATGGTTACACCAGAAACAGGCAAAGGCAACATATTAACAATAGCTACTACCAGTAAAACAATTGAAGGGTTTGGTTTTAAGCAAGAACGTGGTTTTTTAGCTACTTTATGGAACAACCGTACGCCAGGTAATAACATTTTTAAATTTGAATTTTATGG is a window of Myroides sp. JBRI-B21084 DNA encoding:
- a CDS encoding isochorismate synthase; translated protein: MNPFHKNALLNNLPFVLYRKPNSKSITGWFQKNSRLNTCNELTESCFVFAPFNNTSKIIFLPNECNISNDIEDFTVDFSTYNEYDTEYEFNNNKEKHIQLVTKGIQAINNGLFEKVVLSRTEKVNLNKSQYELYFKRFVKKYPTAFVYWFYHPKVGMWMGATPEQLVKITNKKVETVALAGTQKNTNQNNIIWSNKEQNEQSIVTHFIIDALTPYCENIQKTEPYTFTAGTLLHIKTDISANLKPSANPYQLVQNLHPTPALCGYPKLAAQNFIIENEDYNREFYGGFLGEWNFNNLDYENKTDLFVNLRCMKIENETGILFLGGGINKDSTPESEYNETVNKSKTVKNIL
- a CDS encoding bestrophin family protein is translated as MNAGRRFSPLEFILWTRRTIYKIFILSLIPTLFYFLGVKFIALPWQPITILGTAVAFIVGFKNNASYARLWEARQIYGAIINDSRSFAYTIKDALKNQNKDINSIFYRHFAWLTAMRFQLRESRTWENMEQKANKEYLLKYDIPERISTLENELKPLLTNEEYTYILQKKNKATQLAALQSNHLAKLYNEGFLNDFQWSLLQQSLMKFTDNQGKAERIKNFPYPRNFGSITTYLLFLFVLSVPFGLLNEFDKLGHNTIIEGYSVWLNLPFSMILTWVFITLDTVGESSMNPFEGSANDVPITQISRTIEIDMRDMLNEENLPLPITPKNNIVL
- a CDS encoding gliding motility-associated C-terminal domain-containing protein, which codes for MKKLYLLVLMLLSTACFAQYYQQHYIAPAPWQYWNDANEIVIGTIEPGVTVNVDVKRSDGTLVTSLNVTENNPVSYRFTGTFTTTPKNALNTLLTDRGLLIEASHPVIVNVRNIASDTAGSNVNNIKGNASLVSFGSEGLGLEFRIGYYRNSVLGLNMGAPIYSVMATEDATTVTLPSGTINLDKGQGYLFTAPIGSLISADKFIVMNTGSYGDVPQTCGLNGEDGTFDQIAPLQSLGTKYMVVRGDGTAPTLAQQAQGFGSEQTTVVGTQNGTVVTLQHFNPNGTQFGPPFSLFLNAGDFYTFYHGNGLDLYSSSIITSDFPVIVYAGTAVDCETDISTVLPIGGCSGSLNIQTKKFINYNNGNLACFGFCIIESNTVPVFVNGLNIETLTGVPRVAIGTTGFYLITFNNTQIGNPADLILTSALPLTSSLVQQGGGFSMSAFFSSFGVAADPPVYAKRNSDCSVTLQAESGYSQYVWFKDGIQYQTTTTNTLIITESGSYAVQVMRNCGLSGLSIALDVIVDPCSDLEVIKERTAQNDLDVTFTITVTNKNPHFTETNAVATDILPTGLNYVSSSVTKGSYNPTTGIWNIGTMVPGETQVLTIDCKIGSSGDYINTATITGKLEDTNTKNNKDTATVEALVADLDAIKDDFRELYIPGDFLDYTIRVLNKGPQRALNIEVSDVMPHNTTEMSWSGNNKTGTGDLVDTIDMLDPNQEMVYKVRLRVPADHLGLFTNSVNVSSIYIADPVPLCTDCIDTDFPEFNIPKGISPNGDGDNDYLDLTYYFVSKLIIYNRYGQEVYSKNDYKNEWKGQDNHGRILPSGTYFYNAFILGNPYKTGYIQIIREIP
- a CDS encoding potassium channel family protein produces the protein MNSIKKILNHRKYELLLLALIQHLYIGIFVKDIPFYTEVLWPINMLILGFASIGVFIEKGKLKIIIKNILTIWVILLPIILTFFKNIPEIMFILNISYVLFYLFIFIEVFKFLVKPSYINADIISAAACGFFLLIEVFVFMFQIYAYSNNLSFKGINYTSPAHVYMDLVYYCSISLTTIGYGDITPNTYQTKLITSLIGIIGQFYSVVLVGILISKFTNNT
- the bshB1 gene encoding bacillithiol biosynthesis deacetylase BshB1, translating into MKLDILAFGAHPDDVELGCGGTIAKEVTLGKKVGIIDLTQGELGTRGSAEIRAVEAANAAKILGVSVRENLKFKDGFFKNDQKHQLEIIKIIRKYKPEIVICNAIDDRHIDHGKGSKLVSDACFLSGLRKIETDLNGVVQQEWRPKVVYHYIQWKNIEPDFVVDISNHIQNKIDAVMAYSTQFYNPNSTEPISPIATKNFTESIEYRAKDLGRLVFVDYAEGFTVERYVAINSLTDLK
- a CDS encoding PaaI family thioesterase; translation: METLHIEFIEVGADFLTAKMPVDSKVHQPMGLLHGGASVALAESVGSAASMIFVDTSAFEIRGIEISANHLKSKKTGWVFATARLIHKGKTLHLWEIKITDEENQLISICKLTNIILPKKNESIS